A stretch of Ranitomeya variabilis isolate aRanVar5 chromosome 3, aRanVar5.hap1, whole genome shotgun sequence DNA encodes these proteins:
- the TXNDC17 gene encoding thioredoxin domain-containing protein 17 produces the protein MERYTEVKVQGYEQYSRELEQHRGRPLFALFCGDKDEQGVSWCPDCVRAEPVVRKELTHLPEGSVFIYCLVGERTYWKDPNNEFKRILKLKGVPTLLKVGTPQKLTEDECLKSDLVQMLFCED, from the exons ATGGAGCGGTACACGGAGGTGAAGGTGCAGGGATACGAGCAGTACAGCCGGGAGCTGGAGCAGCACCGGGGGAGGCCGCTGTTCGCCCTGTTCTGTGGTGACAAGGACGAGCAGGGGGTGAGCTGGTGCCCGGACTGTGTGAGAG CTGAGCCAGTTGTGCGCAAGGAGCTGACGCATCTTCCTGAAGGTTCTGTGTTTATATACTGTCTAGTTGGAGAGAGAACGTA CTGGAAAGACCCAAACAATGAGTTTAAAAGAATCCTAAAGCTGAAAGGTGTGCCCACCCTTCTTAAGGTCGGAACG CCGCAGAAACTGACAGAAGATGAGTGCCTGAAGTCTGATCTAGTCCAGATGCTGTTCTGTGAAGATTAA